Proteins encoded in a region of the Triticum dicoccoides isolate Atlit2015 ecotype Zavitan chromosome 3A, WEW_v2.0, whole genome shotgun sequence genome:
- the LOC119271730 gene encoding eukaryotic translation initiation factor 3 subunit A-like, translated as MAVLFSPEEEERREREETERIVKLQRELQRNREMEAENLYLQEQLREVELSRQQHAADLQEKNRLSRLLEHKNAFLERVVQRREAEFNSQKKERAERINQLISRKRAKETLLKLMYYLFPEEERIQMFHVVDARKREEEERRKREDAEMRLKLDTLKAKLDALKAS; from the exons ATGGCCGTACTCTTCTCTCCAG aggaggaagagaggagggagagggaggagacggAGAGGATAGTCAAGCTGCAGAGGGAGCTGCAGAGGAACAGGGAGATGGAAGCAGAGAACCTTTATTTGCAAGAGCAGCTT AGAGAGGTTGAGCTCAGCAGGCAACAGCACGCTGCTGATTTGCAGGAGAAAAATAGGCTTTCCCGATTGTTGGAGCATAAG AATGCTTTCCTGGAAAGAGTTGTCCAACGTCGAGAAGCTGAGTTTAATAGCCAAAAGAAAGAGAGGGCAGAAAGGATTAATCAGTTGATTTCAAGAAAGCGTGCAAAGGAGACTCTGCTGAAATTGATGTATTATCTGTTTCCGGAGGAAGAGCGGATCCAAATGTTCCACGTAGTAGACGCTAGAAAACGTGAAG AGGAAGAGAGGCGGAAGAGGGAAGATGCGGAGATGAGACTAAAGCTCGACACACTTAAAGCTAAGCTCGACGCACTTAAAGCTAGCTAA